One genomic window of Quadrisphaera setariae includes the following:
- a CDS encoding LysM peptidoglycan-binding domain-containing protein, which yields MATLLTSGSVALLGATGGLLAVEALRDLDHVPADLDSAVAALAGLALGTVLLVWCAGSAAAVGAVLLGTTGRTGAALRAVADATTPLLLRRLIAAAVGAAVLGGVSAPAFAGSRPAPAAAASASGLSWPSTSRTSSEPATTPSSSPTTTSAPAPATSTTAPATSAPAARPGTGPRAAEASNPQTPSSQTPSSQTPSSQTSTAQTSTAQTSTAPPRTSQVPATGRTTTEVVVRSGDTLWSIAARNLPAGSTRAAVAAAWPRWYAANRAVIGSDPDHLRPGQRLVAP from the coding sequence ATGGCGACGCTGCTGACGTCAGGGTCCGTCGCACTGCTCGGCGCCACGGGCGGACTCCTGGCCGTCGAGGCCCTGCGCGACCTCGACCACGTCCCAGCCGACCTGGACTCCGCCGTCGCCGCCCTGGCGGGACTGGCACTGGGCACGGTGCTCCTCGTGTGGTGCGCCGGGTCGGCGGCCGCCGTGGGCGCCGTGCTGCTCGGCACCACCGGGAGGACCGGGGCCGCCCTGCGCGCCGTCGCCGACGCCACCACCCCGCTGCTGCTTCGGCGCCTGATCGCCGCGGCCGTGGGAGCCGCGGTGCTCGGCGGGGTCAGCGCTCCCGCCTTCGCCGGCAGCCGCCCCGCTCCTGCCGCGGCGGCGAGCGCCAGCGGGCTCAGCTGGCCCTCGACGAGCCGCACGTCGAGCGAGCCGGCCACCACCCCGAGCAGCAGTCCGACCACCACGTCCGCCCCGGCACCCGCCACCTCGACGACGGCTCCCGCGACCAGCGCTCCGGCCGCTCGTCCGGGCACGGGTCCCCGTGCTGCCGAGGCCTCGAACCCACAGACCCCGAGCTCACAGACCCCGAGCTCACAGACCCCGAGCTCACAGACCTCGACCGCACAGACCTCGACCGCACAGACCTCGACCGCACCGCCCAGGACGAGCCAGGTCCCGGCCACGGGCCGCACGACCACCGAGGTGGTGGTCCGCAGCGGCGACACCCTGTGGTCCATCGCCGCCCGCAACCTGCCCGCCGGCAGCACCCGCGCAGCCGTGGCCGCCGCGTGGCCCCGCTGGTACGCCGCCAACCGCGCCGTCATCGGCTCCGACCCCGACCACCTGCGTCCCGGCCAGCGGCTGGTGGCGCCGTGA
- a CDS encoding helix-turn-helix domain-containing protein, which yields MAARFMTLADVADTLQVSAAQAYALVRSGELPAIKVGGRGQWRVEISVLEDYIQGKYAETRALVASQSDLGDVEALHEDALRS from the coding sequence GTGGCCGCGCGCTTCATGACCCTCGCCGACGTGGCCGACACCCTCCAGGTGTCGGCGGCGCAGGCGTACGCGCTGGTGCGCAGCGGCGAGCTGCCCGCCATCAAGGTGGGCGGCCGCGGCCAGTGGCGCGTGGAGATCTCGGTCCTGGAGGACTACATCCAGGGCAAGTACGCCGAGACGCGCGCCCTCGTGGCCTCGCAGTCGGACCTCGGCGACGTCGAGGCGCTGCACGAGGACGCGCTGCGCAGTTGA
- a CDS encoding SAF domain-containing protein — MAATRPTALTPASPPAARLRAPSWRDPRLVVGLLLVLASVLAGARVVSAADSTVPVWVAASTLVPGQEITAADLRAVRVHLEGGTGGYLPADERAPQGAVALREVTSGDLLPRSAVGSASALATRPVGLPVTGPLPSGLVAGALVDVWVTPAPARLGASPVTAAGTSTTTGAGAQGASGPHQLATSAVVHEVVTDGGSFATGRGGLVQVDLPPAQLQQALQALAAEATVSLVLVPGSSPAGR; from the coding sequence ATGGCCGCCACCCGCCCGACAGCGCTCACCCCGGCCTCGCCGCCTGCGGCCCGCCTTCGCGCTCCGTCGTGGCGCGACCCGCGCCTCGTCGTCGGCCTGCTGCTCGTGCTGGCCTCGGTGCTGGCCGGCGCCAGGGTGGTCTCCGCGGCGGACAGCACGGTGCCGGTGTGGGTGGCGGCCAGCACCCTGGTGCCGGGCCAGGAGATCACCGCCGCCGACCTGCGCGCGGTCCGCGTCCACCTCGAGGGTGGCACCGGCGGCTACCTCCCGGCGGACGAGCGGGCTCCGCAGGGCGCCGTCGCCCTGCGGGAGGTCACCTCCGGTGACCTGCTGCCGCGCAGCGCGGTCGGCAGCGCCTCCGCTCTCGCCACCCGCCCCGTGGGCCTGCCGGTCACCGGTCCGCTGCCCTCCGGCCTGGTCGCCGGGGCGCTCGTGGACGTCTGGGTGACGCCCGCCCCCGCGCGGCTCGGCGCCAGCCCGGTCACCGCAGCCGGCACCTCCACCACCACCGGTGCTGGTGCGCAGGGCGCCAGCGGACCCCACCAGCTCGCCACGAGCGCGGTGGTGCACGAGGTCGTCACCGACGGGGGGTCCTTCGCCACCGGTCGCGGCGGTCTGGTGCAGGTGGACCTGCCGCCCGCCCAGCTGCAGCAGGCGCTGCAGGCCCTCGCGGCCGAGGCGACGGTCTCGCTGGTGCTCGTGCCCGGCTCGTCCCCGGCGGGCCGCTGA
- a CDS encoding AAA family ATPase yields the protein MSAVPRRGPSPLPLLTAVPGPEEAQLVAALGRTPGVSVVRRCADLGELLSASAAGHGRAALVSADLHRLDREALARLEAQGTAVVGVLPATGEGAAAARLVALGVGRHVAAGASGEEVAAAVTAAVARLLVGRAAPGGPAPSASTSTRDAPPAGSGAAPVPAPAPVPTAERVRPDSAGAAGASSLGAAEDDDELAEVPLPERPGRLVAVWGAPGAPGRTTVAVSLAAELAALGERVLLVDADTWAASTAQVLGLLDETAGVAAACRAAAAGTLTPGRLLQLAPEALPRVSVLTGLPRAERWHELGAAALEELWSTCRSAAPWTVVDCAAPLEQDEELVLDTAAPRRNAATTTALAAADEVLVVGQADPVGLQRLVRALGDLAEAQPDVVERRRTVVTKVRSAAVGHGPAARVQEALARYAGVRDAVLVPDDRAACDTALLTGRTLRESAPGSPARAALAALAAQLVGACREEGSTGTRTGGGAAPARTRRRGWARMRG from the coding sequence GTGTCCGCCGTCCCGCGCCGCGGCCCGTCGCCGCTGCCGCTGCTCACCGCTGTGCCCGGGCCCGAGGAGGCGCAGCTCGTCGCGGCCCTGGGCCGCACCCCCGGTGTCTCGGTGGTCCGCCGCTGCGCGGACCTCGGCGAGCTCCTCTCCGCCAGCGCCGCCGGCCACGGCCGCGCCGCGCTGGTCTCCGCGGACCTGCACCGGCTCGACCGCGAGGCGCTGGCCCGCCTCGAGGCGCAGGGCACGGCCGTGGTCGGGGTCCTGCCCGCCACGGGCGAGGGGGCTGCAGCCGCCCGCCTGGTGGCGCTCGGCGTGGGCCGGCACGTCGCTGCCGGTGCCTCCGGCGAGGAGGTGGCTGCAGCGGTCACCGCCGCTGTCGCCCGCCTCCTCGTGGGCCGCGCCGCCCCGGGCGGCCCTGCGCCCTCCGCCTCGACCAGCACCCGGGACGCTCCTCCGGCCGGGTCCGGCGCCGCCCCCGTACCCGCCCCCGCGCCGGTCCCCACCGCCGAGCGGGTGCGCCCCGACTCCGCGGGCGCGGCCGGCGCGTCCTCCCTCGGCGCGGCCGAGGACGACGACGAGCTGGCCGAGGTGCCGCTGCCGGAGCGGCCCGGGCGCCTCGTCGCCGTCTGGGGCGCCCCCGGAGCCCCGGGCCGTACGACCGTCGCGGTCTCGCTGGCCGCGGAGCTGGCGGCGCTGGGCGAGCGGGTGCTCCTGGTGGACGCCGACACCTGGGCCGCCAGCACCGCCCAGGTGCTCGGCCTGCTGGACGAGACGGCCGGCGTCGCCGCCGCCTGCCGCGCCGCCGCGGCCGGCACCCTCACCCCGGGACGGCTGCTGCAGCTCGCACCCGAGGCCCTTCCGCGGGTGTCGGTGCTCACCGGGCTGCCGCGCGCTGAGCGCTGGCACGAGCTGGGAGCCGCCGCCCTCGAGGAGCTGTGGTCCACCTGCCGCTCAGCTGCCCCCTGGACCGTGGTCGACTGCGCCGCACCGCTCGAGCAGGACGAGGAGCTGGTCCTCGACACCGCCGCTCCCCGCCGCAACGCGGCGACCACCACCGCGCTGGCGGCCGCCGACGAGGTGCTCGTGGTGGGCCAGGCCGACCCCGTGGGACTGCAGCGGCTCGTCCGTGCCCTCGGCGACCTCGCCGAGGCCCAGCCGGACGTCGTCGAGCGGCGCCGCACCGTGGTCACCAAGGTCCGCTCCGCGGCCGTCGGGCACGGACCCGCCGCCCGCGTCCAGGAGGCGCTGGCCCGGTACGCCGGGGTGCGCGACGCCGTGCTCGTCCCCGACGACCGCGCCGCCTGCGACACCGCCCTGCTCACCGGCCGCACGCTGCGCGAGTCCGCCCCCGGGTCACCCGCCCGCGCCGCGCTCGCGGCGCTCGCCGCCCAGCTGGTGGGCGCCTGCCGCGAGGAGGGGAGCACTGGCACCCGGACCGGCGGTGGCGCGGCCCCTGCGCGCACCCGGCGCCGCGGGTGGGCCAGGATGCGCGGGTGA
- a CDS encoding DUF6912 family protein, which produces MSPSLGSPPERVYAALRPDQLAECLRSGRLPADAPVHAVTPALREHYTEGDAEELELAAMLDAADSSLRLLADGPARADGGGGGAPGRVVARRLVLAADVPGSVVSPRPVGDGDPAEALSRVELAQPLQVSAVVSAHVDEAEAVADVSAAAAALPAADAGDDDAAFAVDGAQGHDLLWYDATELEALADELG; this is translated from the coding sequence GTGAGCCCCTCCCTCGGCAGCCCTCCCGAGCGCGTCTACGCCGCCCTGCGGCCGGACCAGCTCGCCGAGTGCCTGCGCAGCGGGCGCCTGCCCGCCGACGCGCCGGTGCACGCCGTCACGCCCGCACTGCGGGAGCACTACACCGAGGGCGACGCCGAGGAGCTCGAGCTCGCGGCGATGCTCGACGCCGCCGACTCCTCGCTGCGCCTCCTCGCTGACGGTCCGGCCCGGGCCGACGGGGGTGGCGGTGGAGCGCCGGGCCGGGTGGTCGCCCGCCGGCTGGTCCTCGCCGCTGACGTCCCCGGCAGCGTGGTCTCGCCCCGGCCGGTCGGTGACGGCGACCCCGCCGAGGCCCTCTCCCGCGTGGAGCTGGCGCAGCCGCTGCAGGTGTCCGCCGTCGTCAGCGCGCACGTCGACGAGGCGGAGGCCGTCGCCGACGTGTCCGCCGCGGCCGCGGCGCTGCCTGCCGCTGACGCCGGCGACGACGACGCCGCCTTCGCGGTCGACGGCGCGCAGGGGCACGACCTGCTCTGGTACGACGCCACCGAGCTGGAGGCGCTGGCCGACGAGCTCGGCTGA
- a CDS encoding DUF2505 domain-containing protein: MRLDVLLRYPGDPQRVAQLLADPAVLDRLLTASDALSHEVDVQGGPEGRFVVTIERVLPTDELPEMARRFVGASMRLRQVDTWEAPAADGSRTGTTELQVPGAPVTATATTGLRPVRTGVVPGRGVHTEHSVSGTLTAAVPLLGGKIERAAEEPVVRALRDQEREIGQLLA; the protein is encoded by the coding sequence GTGCGCCTCGACGTCCTGCTCCGCTACCCCGGCGACCCGCAGCGGGTGGCGCAGCTCCTGGCGGACCCCGCCGTGCTGGACCGGCTGCTGACCGCCAGCGACGCGCTGTCGCACGAGGTGGACGTCCAGGGCGGACCCGAGGGACGCTTCGTGGTGACCATCGAGCGCGTGCTGCCCACCGACGAGCTGCCCGAGATGGCCCGCCGCTTCGTGGGCGCCTCGATGCGGCTGCGCCAGGTCGACACGTGGGAGGCCCCGGCCGCTGACGGCTCGCGCACCGGCACGACGGAGCTGCAGGTGCCGGGTGCGCCCGTGACCGCGACGGCCACGACGGGGCTGCGGCCGGTGCGCACGGGGGTGGTGCCCGGCCGCGGGGTGCACACGGAGCACTCCGTGAGCGGCACGCTGACAGCGGCGGTCCCGCTGCTGGGCGGCAAGATCGAGCGGGCGGCCGAGGAGCCGGTCGTGCGCGCCCTGCGCGACCAGGAGCGCGAGATCGGCCAGCTGCTGGCCTGA
- a CDS encoding sensor histidine kinase: MPTLSSLVRRLGVLDAADEEWLHLLVGDWQMLSDLSFADLLLWVPDREGGFVVVAHCRPSTGVTVHDEDVVGTHIAPGQREQVDRAFAEARICRDHDPEWLDGSPVREETVPVVRQGRVIAVMSRDTSLSVPRAPSRLERNYLQCADALARMVSEGTFPHQGAPTGTRRGAPRVGDGLVRLDVEGVVVYASPNARSDYRRLGFTGDLVGRSLAEVTASCLDSTHQVDETLPLVVTGRAPWRCDVESRQAALSLRAVPLLEEGVRTGALVLCRDVTELRRREQELLTKDATIREIHHRVKNNLQTVSALLRLQTRRIESDAGRAALEEAMRRVSTIALVHETLSAGFEEVVEFDDVMERGLQLIVSLAASHGAASVRRIGTFGQVGAEDATALALVLTELVTNAVEHGLRGGDGRVEVRAERDGTALVATVADDGAGLPEDFSPHAGGLGSQIVQALVQGELRGSIVWRNRPDGGAEAVVNAELHEPRGDRAAASAAV, from the coding sequence GTGCCGACCCTGAGCTCTCTCGTGCGCAGGCTGGGAGTCCTCGACGCCGCTGACGAGGAGTGGCTGCACCTGCTCGTCGGCGACTGGCAGATGCTCTCGGACCTGTCCTTCGCCGACCTGCTGCTGTGGGTGCCGGACCGCGAGGGCGGCTTCGTCGTCGTCGCCCACTGCCGCCCCAGCACCGGCGTCACCGTCCACGACGAGGACGTCGTGGGAACGCACATCGCCCCCGGCCAGCGCGAGCAGGTCGACAGGGCCTTCGCCGAGGCGCGCATCTGCCGCGACCACGACCCGGAGTGGCTGGACGGCTCCCCGGTGCGCGAGGAGACGGTGCCGGTGGTGCGCCAGGGCCGCGTCATCGCGGTGATGTCGCGCGACACGAGCCTGTCGGTGCCGCGCGCCCCCTCGCGGCTGGAGCGCAACTACCTGCAGTGCGCCGACGCCCTGGCGCGCATGGTCTCCGAGGGCACGTTCCCCCACCAGGGGGCCCCCACGGGCACCCGCCGCGGCGCCCCGCGCGTCGGCGACGGCCTGGTCCGCCTCGACGTGGAGGGCGTGGTGGTCTACGCCAGCCCCAACGCCCGCTCCGACTACCGCCGCCTGGGCTTCACCGGAGACCTCGTCGGCAGGTCGCTGGCCGAGGTCACCGCCAGCTGCCTGGACAGCACCCACCAGGTGGACGAGACGCTGCCGCTGGTGGTCACCGGTCGCGCCCCGTGGCGCTGCGACGTGGAGTCGCGCCAGGCCGCGCTGTCGCTGCGCGCGGTGCCGCTGCTGGAGGAGGGCGTGCGCACGGGCGCGCTGGTGCTGTGCCGCGACGTCACCGAGCTGCGCCGCCGCGAGCAGGAGCTGCTCACCAAGGACGCCACCATCCGGGAGATCCACCACCGGGTGAAGAACAACCTGCAGACCGTGTCGGCCCTGCTGCGGCTGCAGACGCGCCGCATCGAGTCCGACGCGGGGCGTGCGGCCCTCGAGGAGGCGATGCGGCGCGTCAGCACCATCGCGCTGGTCCACGAGACGCTCTCGGCGGGGTTCGAGGAGGTCGTCGAGTTCGACGACGTCATGGAGCGCGGTCTCCAGCTCATCGTCAGCCTGGCCGCCAGCCACGGAGCGGCCAGCGTCCGGCGCATCGGCACCTTCGGGCAGGTGGGTGCCGAGGACGCGACGGCCCTCGCGCTGGTGCTCACCGAGCTGGTCACCAACGCCGTGGAGCACGGACTTCGCGGCGGCGACGGACGGGTGGAGGTGCGCGCCGAGCGCGACGGCACCGCCCTGGTGGCCACCGTCGCCGACGACGGTGCCGGCCTGCCCGAGGACTTCTCCCCGCACGCCGGCGGGCTGGGGTCGCAGATCGTGCAGGCGCTCGTGCAGGGCGAGCTGCGCGGCAGCATCGTGTGGCGCAACCGTCCCGACGGCGGCGCGGAGGCCGTGGTCAACGCCGAGCTGCACGAGCCCCGCGGGGACCGCGCAGCCGCCTCGGCCGCTGTGTGA
- a CDS encoding WhiB family transcriptional regulator has product MDWRHRSACLEEDPELFFPIGNTGPALLQIEEAKAICRRCDVVETCLKWALENGQDSGVWGGLSEDERRALKRRTARARRAG; this is encoded by the coding sequence ATGGACTGGCGGCACCGCTCAGCGTGCCTCGAGGAAGACCCCGAGCTGTTCTTCCCGATCGGCAACACGGGCCCGGCCCTGCTGCAGATCGAGGAGGCGAAGGCCATCTGCCGGCGTTGCGACGTCGTGGAGACCTGCCTGAAGTGGGCGCTCGAGAACGGTCAGGACTCCGGCGTCTGGGGCGGCCTCTCCGAGGACGAGCGCCGCGCGCTCAAGCGCCGCACCGCCCGCGCCCGCCGCGCCGGCTGA